The following DNA comes from Halobacillus litoralis.
TAATTGAAAATTCAGTCATACTCATTCAGAGCTTCCAGCCGGATTTGAACCGGCGACCCCTTCCTTACCATGGAAGTGCTCTACCACTGAGCTATGGAAGCAAGTGGCTCCAACGGTAGGATTCGAACCTACGACCGATCGGTTAACAGCCGATTGCTCTACCACTGAGCTACGTTGGAATAATTAAAAGTCTTCTTTAAGTATCAATAAGGAAAGAGAATCAATGTGGCGGCGTCCTACTCTCACGGGGATCGACCCGACTACCATCGGCGCTGAAGAGCTTAACTGCTGTGTTCGGCATGGGAACAGGTGTGACCTCTTCGCCTTCACCACCACATCAATATAAAGTTTGAGGTGAACCCTCAAAACTGGATAAGGAAACATCATCGTCGAATGCACATCGACTTTTCACGAACGAAATCTCTATAGATAAGTCATCGATCCATTAGTATCCGTCAGCTCCACGTGTCACCACGCTTCCACCTCGGACCTATCAACCTCATCGTCTCTGAGGGATCTTATTTGCTTAAAGCAAAGGGAAATCTCATCTCAAGGTGGGCTTCATGCTTAGATGCTTTCAGCACTTATCCCGACCACACGTAGCTACCCAGCGATGCTCCTGGCGGAACAACTGGTACACCAGCGGTGTGTCCATCCCGGTCCTCTCGTACTAAGGACAGCTCCTTTCAAATTTCCAACGCCCACGACGGATAGGGACCGAACTGTCTCACGACGTTCTGAACCCAGCTCGCGTACCGCTTTAATGGGCGAACAGCCCAACCCTTGGGACCGACTACAGCCCCAGGATGCGATGAGCCGACATCGAGGTGCCAAACCTCCCCGTCGATGTGGACTCTTGGGGGAGATAAGCCTGTTATCCCCGGGGTAGCTTTTATCCGTTGAGCGACGGCCCTTCCATGCGGTACCGCCGGATCACTAAGCCCGACTTTCGTCCCTGCTCGACTTGTAGGTCTCGCAGTCAAGCTCCCTTGTGCCTTTACACTCTGCGAATGATTTCCAACCATTCTGAGGGAACCTTTGGGCGCCTCCGTTACTCTTTGGGAGGCGACCGCCCCAGTCAAACTGCCCACCTGACACTGTCTCCGGACCGGATCACGGTCCTGGGTTAGAATGTCCGTACAGCCAGGGTAGTATCCCACCAGCGCCTCCACCGAAGCTAGCGCTCCGGCTTCCAAGGCTCCTACCTATCCTGTACAAGCTGTACCAACATTCAATATCAGGCTACAGTAAAGCTCCACGGGGTCTTTCCGTCCTGTCGCGGGTAATGTGCATCTTCACACATAGTATAATTTCACCGGGTCTCTCGTTGAGACAGTGCCCAAGTCGTTGCACCTTTCGTGCGGGTCGGAACTTACCCGACAAGGAATTTCGCTACCTTAGGACCGTTATAGTTACGGCCGCCGTTTACTGGGGCTTCGGTTCAACGCTTCGCATACGCTAACGCATTCCCTTAACCTTCCAGCACCGGGCAGGTGTCAGCCCCTATACTTCGCCTTACGGCTTCGCAGAGACCTGTGTTTTTGGTAAACAGTCGCTTGGGCCTTTTCACTGCGGCTCCTCGGCAGAGGAGCACCCCTTCTCCCGAAGTTACGGGGTCATTTTGCCGAGTTCCTTAACGAGAGTTCTCCCGCTCACCTTAGGATCCTCTCCTCGCCTACCTGTGTCGGTTTGCGGTACGGGCACCTCTTTCCTCACTAGAGGATTTTCTTGGCAGTGTGAACTCAGGAGCTTCGGTACTAAATTTCCCTCCCCATCACAGCTTGACGTTGCCGGACGGATTTGCCTATCCGACCGTCTCACTGCTTGGACGCGCTCATCCAATGGCGCGCTCTCCTTATCCTCCTGCGTCCCCCCGTCGTTCAAACGGAAAGGAGGTGGTACAGGAATATCAACCTGTTGTCCATCGCCTACGCCTTTCGGCCTCGGCTTAGGTCCCGACTAACCCTGAGAGGACGAGCCTTCCTCAGGAAACCTTAGGCATTCGGTGAAAGAGATTCTCACTCTTTTTTCGCTACTCATACCGGCATTCTCACTTCTAAGCGCTCCACCAGTCCTTACGGTCTGACTTCACGGCCCTTAGAACGCTCTCCTACCACTGATCGTAAGATCAATCCGCAGCTTCGGTGGTGTGTTTAGCCCCGGTACATTTTCGGCGCAGAGTCACTCGACCAGTGAGCTATTACGCACTCTTTCAATGATGGCTGCTTCTAAGCCAACATCCTGGTTGTCTAAGCAACTCCACATCCTTTTCCACTTAACACACACTTTGGGACCTTAGCTGGCGGTCTGGGCTGTTTCCCTCTCGACCATGAACCTTATCACCCACGGTCTGACTCCCAGAACAAAGTCGTTGGCATTCGGAGTTTGACTGAATTCGGTAACCCGATAGGGGCCCCTCGTCCAATCAGTGCTCTACCTCCAAGACTTTCTATTCTGAGGCTAGCCCTAAAGCTATTTCGGAGAGAACCAGCTATCTCCGTGTTCGATTGGCATTTCACCCCTACCCACACCTCATCCCCGTAATTTTCAACTTACGTGGGTTCGGGCCTCCAGTCAGTGTTACCTGACCTTCACCCTGGACATGGGTAGATCACACGGTTTCGGGTCTACGACCGCATACTCACTCGCCCTATTCAGACTCGCTTTCGCTGCGGCTCCGCTTCTGCTGCTTAACCTCGCATACGGTCGTAACTCGCCGGTTCATTCTACAAAAGGCACGCCGTCACCCATTAACGGGCTCCGACTACTTGTAGGCACACGGTTTCAGGTTCTCTTTCACTCCCCTTCCGGGGTGCTTTTCACCTTTCCCTCACGGTACTGGTTCACTATCGGTTACTAGGAAGTATTTAGCCTTGGGAGATGGTCCTCCCGGATTCCGACGGAATTTCTCGTGTTCCGCCGTACTCAGGATCCACTCCGGAGGGAGAAAGATTTCGACTACAGGGCTGTTACCTGCTCTGGCTGGCCTTTCCAGGCCGATTCGTCTATCTTCCTCCTTGGTAACTCCGATGGAGTGTCCTACAACCCCAGAAAGCAAGCTTTCTGGTTTGGGCTGATTCCGTTTCGCTCGCCGCTACTCGGGAAATCGCATTTGCTTTCTCTTCCTCCGGGTACTTAGATGTTTCAGTTCCCCGGGTGTGCCTTCCTATACCTATGTATTCAGTATAGGATACTGTTCCATTACGAACAGTGGGTTTCCCCATTCGGAAATCTCCGGGTCAAAGCCTACTTACGGCTCGCCGGAGCATATCGGTGTTAGTCCCGTCCTTCATCGACTCCTAGTACCAAGGCATCCACCGTGCGCCCTTATTCACTTAACTATCTTCGTGAAAAGACGTTGATTACAATTTCGATGTTTGATGTCTTGTCATCACTAGCGTCATCGTTAGATGACCACTATTGATTCCTTATCCAGTTTTCAAGGTTCACGCCCCTTTTCCAGGGTCGAATATAAAACACAAAAATAGCTCTTGTGTTTGATGAAACAATTAAATGGTGGAGCCTAGCGGGATCGAACCGCTGACCTCCTGCGTGCAAAGCAGGCGCTCTCCCAGCTGAGCTAAGGCCCCTTATAGTTGAATGGTGGGCCTGAGTGGACTTGAACCACCGACCTCACGCTTATCAGGCGTGCGCTCTGACCAACTGAGCTACAGGCCCATCCAATTAAAGAGATGCTGATATTTTCATAGTTTAATCTCTCAAAACTGAACAACCAACCAGTACGCTTCCGTTTCTAAATCCTTAGAAAGGAGGTGATCCAGCCGCACCTTCCGATACGGCTACCTTGTTACGACTTCACCCCAATCATTGGCCCCACCTTCGGCGGCTGGCTCCAAAAAGGTTACCTCACCGACTTCGGGTGTTGCCAACTCTCGTGGTGTGACGGGCGGTGTGTACAAGGCCCGGGAACGTATTCACCGCGGCATGCTGATCCGCGATTACTAGCGATTCCGGCTTCATGTAGGCGAGTTGCAGCCTACAATCCGAACTGAGAATGGTTTTATGGGATTTGCTACACCTCGCGGCTTCGCTGCCCTTTGTACCATCCATTGTAGCACGTGTGTAGCCCAGGTCATAAGGGGCATGATGATTTGACGTCATCCCCGCCTTCCTCCGGTTTGTCACCGGCAGTCACCTTAGAGTGCCCAACTGAATGCTGGCAACTAAGATTAGGGGTTGCGCTCGTTGCGGGACTTAACCCAACATCTCACGACACGAGCTGACGACAACCATGCACCACCTGTCACTTGGTCCCCGAAGGGAAAACCCTATCTCTAGGGCGGTCCAAGGATGTCAAGACCTGGTAAGGTTCTTCGCGTTGCTTCGAATTAAACCACATGCTCCACCGCTTGTGCGGGCCCCCGTCAATTCCTTTGAGTTTCAGCCTTGCGGCCGTACTCCCCAGGCGGAGTGCTTAATGCGTTAACTTCAGCACTAAGGGGTGGAAGCCCCCTAACACCTAGCACTCATCGTTTACGGCGTGGACTACCAGGGTATCTAATCCTGTTTGCTACCCACGCTTTCGCACCTCAGCGTCAGAAACAGACCAGAGAGTCGCCTTCGCCACTGGTGTTCCTCCACATATCTACGCATTTCACCGCTACACGTGGAATTCCACTCTCCTCTTCTGTCCTCAAGTTCCCCAGTTTCCAATGACCCTCCACGGTTGAGCCGTGGGCTTTCACATCAGACTTAAGGAACCGCCTGCGCGCGCTTTACGCCCAATAATTCCGGACAACGCTTGCCCCCTACGTATTACCGCGGCTGCTGGCACGTAGTTAGCCGGGGCTTCCTCGTTAGGTACCGTCAAGGTGCCGCTCTATTCGCACGGCACTTGTTCTTCCCTAACAACAGAACTTTACGATCCGAAGACCTTCATCGTTCACGCGGCGTTGCTCCGTCAGACTTTCGTCCATTGCGGAAGATTCCCTACTGCTGCCTCCCGTAGGAGTCTGGGCCGTGTCTCAGTCCCAGTGTGGCCGATCACCCTCTCAGGTCGGCTACGCATCGTTGCCTTGGTGAGCCGTTACCTCACCAACTAGCTAATGCGCCGCGGGCCCATCTGTAAGTGATAGCCAGAGGCCATCTTTCAACTTTCCTTCATGCGAAGAAAAGTATTACCCGGCATTAGCCCCGGTTTCCCGGGGTTATTCCAATCTTACAGGTAGGTTGCCCACGTGTTACTCACCCGTCCGCCGCTCGTTCCACGAGCTTCACCCCCGAAGGGGATCCGCTCGCTTCCCGCGCTCGACTTGCATGTATTAGGCACGCCGCCAGCGTTCGTCCTGAGCCAGGATCAAACTCTCCATAAAAGTTAGTTTGACTTGCTCATTTGCACACCGAATGTGCTTGTTTCAAATCTCTTCTTCATAAGAAGAAATATCTTGACGTACTGGTTGGTTCGTTCAGTTTTCAAAGATCAAAATGTTGTGTGCCGCTTCAAAATAGCGACTCAATCAATTTAACACATCTAATTGTTATTGTCAATAACTTTTCGACTGTTTATTTTGTTGAGACGTTTTGGCGACAAATACTAATTTACCATGGCTGCCGTTTGATGTCAACAACTTTTCCAAAGGAAGTTTCCATTGAAATCGTGTTTAATTGTTTCCCGACAACGTTTAATAATATAGCACAGAATAAAAAAGAATTGCAATACTTTTTCCTGAATTCGTTTATAAAAAATTATCGGAACAAATACTTGGCTATTAAAGTCGTAACATCCTCTAAGCTCTCGAGCTGGATAGGGCTAATGCAGGGCAGTAAATTTTCAGCTGGAACTTTATATTTTCCAGATCATAAAAAGAAAGCCACGGAATCATCCAAGGCTTTCATACTCTCCACTCTTCTTACCGGAACGTTATCATTTCAATGTTCAGTTTCAGTTTTGTTTTTTCTTTCTGGGCATATATTGTAAACATTCTTCTCTGTTAGCAAACCTACGGAAAATTTGAAATAGCACTTCATACCTTTCTTCCATAGCACCCTTCAACCCTTGGTCGATTCTGTGGTCTCCAAGGTCAAACGTTATTTCTTCCATTTCTCTTTTAAGCAGGTATTCAATTTCACGACGTTCTTGATCATCAATAATTAAACCATGCATCTAAAGGACCTCCCTGTTAAGCAACTCTCTTTATTTTTACCCTAATTTCATTGTTTTTAGCATAGGTTGTCCTTTTTTTCATATGTATAGAACATATTGGAAGGAAGGAGAATCCTGAAATGAGCTTTTATACATGGAAGACTGATCGCTTGAAGCGTTATAGTATTGTAGTAATCCTGGCTTTATTTTGCGCCTTATTCCTTTGGGTTGGCCAGTGGAGCCAACTTCCCGTATTTTCGAATAAAGGTGAACCTCGCGCATTAACTCAAGGAAGTGACGAACGTTCTCACGTGGCGCTCACCTTCAATATAAGTTGGGGAACCGATAAAGTTCATGAAGTCTTAAAGCAGTTGGATGCCCATAAGGCTCAGGCTACCTTCTTTGTCAGCGGGGAATGGGCAGAGAGGCACCCGGATATTATGACGGTCATCCAAGAAGGAAAACACGAAATCGGGATGATGGGGTATAAGTATGAAAGTTATTTAGAGCTCAAACCCGAACAGGTGAGTGCTGATCTCAGGCAGGCTGCACAGGTTTTTGAAAAATTAGGGTTTGAAGATATCGAGTGGATCCGGCCGCCGCATGGTCATGTTGATAAAGAGGTCTTAAAGATCATTGAAAAAGAAGGGATGCAAGCTGTCCAATGGAGTGTCAATCCTAGAGATTGGGAAAATCCAGGGACTAACAATATAATTGATCAAGTAATGAATGAAGGATCAGAAGGCGATATTATTCTTATGCACGCCTCTGATTCTGTAAAACAAACCCCCAAAGCATTGGAAGTTATCCTTCCTGGATTGCAGCAAAAGGGCTTGAAGCTCGTAAGCATTACAGAACTGGTAAGCGGCAGCGAATCTGAAACCTCACAAATAGACTAATCGAAAGGGCCCTGTGAATAATTTTCACAGGGCCCTTTTTATTTTAAGCCGACTTCTCATTTGTATTCGTCAATCGATGTAAAAGAATCAGCTGGTAAGCATTACATATGAAAAGCGGGATAATCATCAACCAAACATAATCGCTCCCCTGCGCTCTTAAAGCCGGCACCCATTCAATTGTTGTTACCACTACCATAAAGAACATAGCAGGTATAAAAGCCTTCATATTCGTTTCTTTAGCTTTCACATAGGATACGATTGCACAAAGGATCAAAAACACAAGGGCAGTCCATAAAAATGGCCAGACTGATGAGTCCTCAGCCGCTGCATACCTGAAATAAACCAAATCAAAAAGTGTAAATGCAATTAAAAAAAGTTGCACCGGGAACCAAAAGGAGCGAAATATCCCTTTACCGAACTGATTGAGTGTCAAATAGGCGAAGAATCCCATCTGACTGATAATACTGAATATAAAACCAAGCCCTGAGAAAAATAACAATAACCCGACAAGTTCAAATAACTGAAAAGGCTGAAATACTTCAGCATATGAATCAAATTTAAATATAAAACTTGTGACCAGTGTGATAACTCCACCGATCAATAAGGTAGTCAAAAATAATCTTACCCATTTGCGACTGTTCACGAGTTGTTCCCCCTAATGTACAAAAAAGACTTTTCCATCGTATTTTACCATGAAGCGCATCATTTTTCCTCCAGTCGTATAAAATTTGTCGTAACGCAAATAGTAACCCTAAGGAGAACTTAAGAAAGGGGACATGCAACAATGTCCAAACTCCGCATATTGTGTCCCATCCTTATTCTTGTTTTCCTGGCCGCTTGCGGCGGAAGTTCAGGAGCAAGTGAACAGGCGGACTACGATACAACTAAGAAAATGATGGTTGATATTCTGAAATCTGATGATGGAAAAAAAGCAATGACAGAAGTTCTTTCCGATGAAAAAATGCAACAAGCGATGGCTTTGGAATCAGAAGTCGTTTCCCAAGCTGTCCAAAAAACATTGGTTTCTGAGGAAGGAAAAGCGTTTTGGAGTAAGCTTTTTTCTGACCCGAAATTTGTGCAAGAATTCAGCAAGGTTCTTGAGGATCAACAAAAACAATTGATGAAGGGTCTCATGAAAGATGCAGAATATCAGAAATTAATGATTGAGTTATATAAAAATCCCGAAATGATGGATCAAATGGTAACCGTCATGCAGGGACAGAAATTCCGTGAGCATTTAGAAAAAACTATAGAGGAAACGATAAACAGCCCAGTCTTCCAAGCTAAGATGAATGAAACTTTATTAAAAGCTGCAGAGAAGATGAAAAGCGGCGAATCTCAATCCTCAGGGAAAAAGCAAGAAAGTGGTAGTGAGGAACAATCTGGAAGTGGCGGCCAAGAGGAACAAAGTAGCCAGTCCTCATAAAAAAAATCACGCGTCCCCCACCAGGGAAACGCGTGATTTTCCATTTTTAATACTTATCAATGACTTTTGCAGCTATATTCCGATATATGACACCGATAGGATGATCGGTTTGATAAACAGATGGAGCAAAAACGTCTTCTTCTTCGTAGGGTTGTTGAAGAGGAACATGTCCTAATACACCTGTTTTCAATGTATCAGCAAGCTTCACACCGCCTCCACGTCCAAAGACGAATTCCTTGTTTCCCGTTTCTTTACTCTCAAAGTAAGCCATGTTCTCGATCACTCCAAGGATTTCGTGTTCTGTCTTCAACGCCATTTGTCCTGCACGCGCCGCTACGAAAGCCGCTGTCGGGTGAGGGGTCGTGACGATGATTTCTTTAGAGGAAGGCAGCATGGAATGCACATCTAATGCTACATCTCCTGTCCCAGGTGGCAGGTCAAGAAGCAGGTAGTCAAGATCTCCCCATTCCACCTCTTTAAAGAAACTTGTCAACATTTTACCGAGCATTGGGCCACGCCATATGATCGGTGAGTTGTCTTCTACAAAGAAGCCCATAGATACAAGTTTGACTCCAAAGCGTTCGACCGGAATAATCTTTTCACCACGAACTACCGGTCTCTCTTCTACACCCATCATATCCGGTACACTGAAACCGTAAATATCTGCATCAATGATTCC
Coding sequences within:
- the gerD gene encoding spore germination lipoprotein GerD, with amino-acid sequence MSKLRILCPILILVFLAACGGSSGASEQADYDTTKKMMVDILKSDDGKKAMTEVLSDEKMQQAMALESEVVSQAVQKTLVSEEGKAFWSKLFSDPKFVQEFSKVLEDQQKQLMKGLMKDAEYQKLMIELYKNPEMMDQMVTVMQGQKFREHLEKTIEETINSPVFQAKMNETLLKAAEKMKSGESQSSGKKQESGSEEQSGSGGQEEQSSQSS
- a CDS encoding polysaccharide deacetylase family protein → MSFYTWKTDRLKRYSIVVILALFCALFLWVGQWSQLPVFSNKGEPRALTQGSDERSHVALTFNISWGTDKVHEVLKQLDAHKAQATFFVSGEWAERHPDIMTVIQEGKHEIGMMGYKYESYLELKPEQVSADLRQAAQVFEKLGFEDIEWIRPPHGHVDKEVLKIIEKEGMQAVQWSVNPRDWENPGTNNIIDQVMNEGSEGDIILMHASDSVKQTPKALEVILPGLQQKGLKLVSITELVSGSESETSQID
- a CDS encoding Mrp/NBP35 family ATP-binding protein; this translates as MLTQEKVLEILHPIEDPFLHKTLKETEGIEDIKIKEDKNHVSVKVLIGKTNTAEQMELQQTIVNALKSGGATTVGLRFDQLPDDVIQKLQPAAEESEDASLLGGNAGTKFLTIASGKGGVGKSTVTVNLAVALTRLGKKVGIIDADIYGFSVPDMMGVEERPVVRGEKIIPVERFGVKLVSMGFFVEDNSPIIWRGPMLGKMLTSFFKEVEWGDLDYLLLDLPPGTGDVALDVHSMLPSSKEIIVTTPHPTAAFVAARAGQMALKTEHEILGVIENMAYFESKETGNKEFVFGRGGGVKLADTLKTGVLGHVPLQQPYEEEDVFAPSVYQTDHPIGVIYRNIAAKVIDKY
- a CDS encoding KinB-signaling pathway activation protein, encoding MNSRKWVRLFLTTLLIGGVITLVTSFIFKFDSYAEVFQPFQLFELVGLLLFFSGLGFIFSIISQMGFFAYLTLNQFGKGIFRSFWFPVQLFLIAFTLFDLVYFRYAAAEDSSVWPFLWTALVFLILCAIVSYVKAKETNMKAFIPAMFFMVVVTTIEWVPALRAQGSDYVWLMIIPLFICNAYQLILLHRLTNTNEKSA